One genomic region from bacterium encodes:
- a CDS encoding RNA methyltransferase, translating to MPKPMLISSLQNPRVKAVVSLRQRSDRDEHGEMIIEGYRELKRALDNKHLPKALFICPDFFMGTNEPALIEQCRQAGAELFECTKPVFEKISYRDRPEGLLAIAPQVRWSLNDLVLPENPLLVVAEAIEKPGNLGTILRSADAAGVHAVIICDRCTDINNPNVVRASTGTLFTIPVVEATSDEVLAWLHKNSIQILAATPHTEFEYYAVDLKKGTALVVGTEQYGLTDKWMNAADLKVRIPMLGQADSLNVAAATTILLYEAVRQRRVK from the coding sequence ATGCCTAAGCCCATGCTGATCTCCAGCTTACAAAACCCTCGCGTCAAGGCCGTGGTCAGTTTGCGGCAGCGCTCTGACCGGGATGAACATGGGGAGATGATTATTGAGGGCTATCGCGAACTCAAGCGCGCCCTCGATAACAAACACCTTCCAAAAGCGCTCTTCATCTGTCCTGATTTCTTCATGGGCACCAATGAACCGGCGCTGATCGAACAATGCCGTCAGGCGGGCGCGGAACTGTTTGAATGCACCAAGCCGGTGTTCGAGAAGATTTCCTATCGTGATCGCCCCGAAGGCCTGCTGGCCATTGCCCCGCAGGTCCGCTGGTCTCTCAACGATCTGGTGTTACCCGAAAATCCCCTGCTGGTCGTGGCGGAGGCCATTGAGAAACCCGGCAATCTGGGTACTATCCTGCGCTCAGCGGATGCGGCCGGTGTCCATGCCGTCATCATTTGTGACCGCTGCACCGATATCAATAACCCGAATGTGGTCCGGGCCAGTACCGGCACACTATTCACCATCCCCGTCGTGGAAGCCACCTCGGACGAAGTGCTCGCCTGGCTTCACAAAAATAGTATCCAGATTCTGGCCGCCACGCCTCACACGGAATTCGAGTATTACGCGGTGGATCTCAAAAAAGGCACGGCCCTGGTGGTGGGGACTGAACAATACGGTCTTACCGATAAATGGATGAACGCCGCCGACCTCAAGGTGAGAATTCCCATGCTCGGCCAGGCCGACTCTCTCAACGTCGCCGCCGCCACGACGATCCTGCTCTACGAAGCCGTGCGGCAGAGAAGAGTCAAATAG